The following proteins come from a genomic window of Phnomibacter ginsenosidimutans:
- a CDS encoding SusC/RagA family TonB-linked outer membrane protein, giving the protein MKHMLKPKLLALSVFLLMAVGLFAQDVIVSGTVTSADNGQPLEGVSVRIKNTTSGTATNDKGQFTLKAPSSESVITFTYVGYVVYERKVGAGGSISVSMNKSNDQLDDVVVIGYGTKKKVNVIGSVASIKSAQIEDIPVSSLGAALIDRLPGVGVNFASGKPGSTVSINIRNSSIFAGASLVGATADPLYVIDGIIVDKETFDNLDASLVEDINFLKDASAAIYGAAGAKGVVLVTTKKGKPGKPKISYSGYYGVTDEAVTPKVMTAYQHAKMLNDGYAITGAPNTQRFSQADLDFLATNPYKSWYDEMWKASNLMRHTINVSGGNERITFFAGGNYYNETGNYGDISVQKYGFRMGTNAKIIDGLTASVTFASDFSKENRNTLKGANDETDDLSIRAIYLTPQWVPMKINGTYVGWNGVNPPGNWNPLALFNSGNYKRGNSQGLNVNASLEYKPTFLKGLTAKVQFGKLNRNATSKEYFPPYLVGNFIRGGQNGLLFTENLNASTPFQRVSNSDQLAEGSDINNTYQLIGTLSYAKKFKNSDFDVMLGFDQGEGTTQNIFFYKNGQLVGGVDQFWAFSNDGQTIRNPSYTNSAKRSYLGRVNYQLQGKYMVEIIARYDASANFPPSSRWGLFPSVGLGWKISDEKFFENAFPFINYMKVRANYGLVGEDRVANRLWQARFTQTTGMLFGTTVTNGLDPNVSPNPNITWEKARTFNVGFDMNLVRNKLNFTYDFFHRYNYDGFDRLENGVLPPTAGINTAVVNYGRSISWGHEFSIGFREYFRKDWTFNADVNFGFGNSQILQSYYNPARLGTYGTNELGISIGRDPRKYNGNNYGYIATGILRTQDEIDALLAKNPNYLIGGQKPQVGFMNFKDINGDGRIDDNDITTMFDRTTPIVTFGMTFGVAYKTIKLQMNMNLRLGGKSFYDSEARKVPTTTQNAPAFWNDHWTPENPNAQFPRADAPLARENSTFWAVSGTQSRINNMVLSYALPKKISERYRIPEFRAFFTGTNLWNIVNPLKYKDPYTSNFASYPTLRSMSLGLNVTL; this is encoded by the coding sequence ATGAAGCACATGCTAAAACCAAAACTGCTAGCACTTAGCGTATTTTTGTTGATGGCGGTCGGCCTGTTTGCACAGGATGTGATCGTTTCTGGTACCGTTACCAGTGCAGATAACGGACAGCCACTCGAAGGTGTATCGGTACGAATTAAAAACACCACTTCCGGTACGGCTACCAACGACAAAGGCCAGTTCACTTTAAAAGCGCCTTCTTCTGAGTCGGTGATTACGTTTACTTATGTAGGCTATGTAGTGTACGAACGCAAAGTTGGTGCAGGTGGCAGCATTTCGGTAAGCATGAACAAAAGCAACGACCAACTGGACGATGTGGTGGTGATTGGTTATGGTACCAAAAAGAAAGTAAATGTCATTGGTTCTGTTGCCAGCATTAAGTCAGCACAGATTGAAGACATTCCTGTATCTAGCCTTGGTGCAGCATTGATCGACCGCTTGCCAGGTGTAGGTGTAAACTTTGCTTCTGGTAAGCCGGGCTCTACTGTTTCTATCAACATTCGTAACTCCAGCATTTTTGCTGGTGCAAGTTTGGTGGGTGCTACTGCAGATCCGCTCTACGTTATTGATGGTATCATTGTAGACAAAGAAACTTTCGACAACCTCGATGCAAGTCTCGTTGAAGACATCAACTTTTTGAAAGATGCCTCAGCAGCTATTTACGGTGCTGCGGGTGCAAAAGGTGTAGTGCTGGTAACTACCAAAAAAGGAAAGCCCGGCAAACCTAAAATTTCTTACAGCGGCTACTATGGTGTAACCGATGAAGCCGTTACTCCCAAAGTGATGACAGCTTATCAGCATGCTAAAATGCTGAACGATGGTTATGCCATCACCGGTGCACCCAACACGCAGCGTTTCTCCCAGGCCGATCTCGATTTTCTGGCCACCAATCCATACAAAAGCTGGTATGATGAAATGTGGAAGGCTTCTAACCTGATGCGCCACACCATCAATGTAAGCGGCGGTAACGAACGCATTACCTTCTTTGCCGGTGGTAACTACTACAACGAAACCGGTAACTATGGCGATATCAGTGTGCAGAAATATGGTTTCCGTATGGGTACCAATGCAAAAATCATTGATGGCCTTACAGCCAGCGTCACTTTCGCTTCTGACTTTAGCAAAGAAAACCGCAATACGCTGAAAGGTGCCAACGATGAAACAGACGATTTGTCTATCCGTGCCATTTACCTTACACCACAATGGGTGCCCATGAAAATTAACGGCACTTACGTAGGCTGGAATGGTGTAAACCCTCCGGGCAACTGGAACCCATTGGCTCTCTTCAATAGCGGCAACTACAAGCGGGGCAATTCACAAGGTTTGAATGTGAATGCATCTCTCGAATACAAACCTACTTTCCTGAAAGGCCTTACTGCCAAAGTGCAGTTTGGTAAGCTCAACAGAAATGCTACCAGCAAAGAATACTTTCCTCCATACTTGGTAGGCAACTTTATTCGTGGTGGTCAAAACGGTTTGTTGTTTACAGAAAACCTCAATGCCAGTACTCCTTTTCAGCGGGTATCTAACTCCGATCAGCTCGCCGAAGGTTCTGATATCAACAATACATATCAGTTAATTGGTACACTGAGTTACGCCAAGAAATTCAAGAACAGCGATTTTGATGTGATGCTGGGCTTCGATCAGGGCGAAGGCACCACACAAAACATTTTCTTTTATAAAAACGGACAACTTGTGGGCGGTGTCGATCAGTTTTGGGCATTCAGCAATGATGGCCAAACCATTCGTAACCCATCTTACACCAACTCTGCCAAGCGGTCATACCTGGGCCGTGTCAACTATCAGTTGCAAGGCAAGTACATGGTAGAAATCATTGCCCGTTATGATGCATCTGCCAACTTTCCACCATCGAGCCGTTGGGGTTTGTTCCCATCAGTTGGTTTGGGTTGGAAAATCAGCGATGAAAAGTTTTTCGAAAATGCATTCCCCTTTATCAATTACATGAAGGTGCGTGCCAACTACGGTTTGGTGGGTGAAGACCGCGTAGCCAACCGCTTGTGGCAGGCTCGTTTTACGCAAACCACCGGTATGCTGTTTGGTACCACTGTTACCAATGGTTTAGACCCCAACGTTTCGCCCAACCCCAACATTACATGGGAAAAAGCCAGAACCTTCAACGTGGGCTTCGATATGAACCTGGTGCGTAACAAACTCAACTTTACCTACGACTTCTTCCACCGCTACAACTATGATGGTTTCGACCGTTTGGAAAATGGTGTATTGCCTCCAACAGCCGGTATCAACACTGCTGTGGTAAACTACGGTCGTAGCATTAGCTGGGGTCATGAGTTTAGCATTGGTTTTCGTGAGTACTTCCGCAAAGACTGGACATTCAATGCTGATGTAAACTTTGGTTTCGGAAACAGTCAGATTTTGCAATCGTATTACAACCCTGCACGTTTGGGTACTTACGGCACCAACGAACTGGGTATTTCTATTGGTCGTGATCCACGCAAATACAACGGAAACAACTACGGGTACATTGCCACTGGCATACTGCGTACACAAGACGAAATTGATGCCTTGCTGGCGAAGAATCCAAACTACCTGATTGGTGGCCAAAAGCCACAGGTTGGTTTCATGAACTTTAAAGACATCAATGGTGATGGCAGAATTGACGATAACGACATTACCACTATGTTCGATCGTACCACACCAATTGTTACGTTTGGTATGACCTTCGGCGTAGCGTACAAAACCATCAAACTGCAGATGAACATGAACCTGCGTTTGGGTGGCAAAAGCTTCTACGATTCTGAAGCCAGAAAAGTGCCGACCACTACACAAAATGCACCTGCTTTCTGGAACGACCACTGGACACCAGAAAACCCCAATGCGCAGTTCCCACGTGCTGATGCTCCGCTGGCCCGTGAAAACTCTACCTTCTGGGCGGTTAGTGGTACGCAAAGCCGTATCAACAACATGGTGTTGTCGTATGCATTGCCTAAAAAGATTTCTGAGCGTTACCGCATTCCTGAGTTTCGTGCCTTCTTTACCGGTACCAACTTGTGGAACATCGTAAATCCGCTGAAATACAAGGATCCATATACCTCAAACTTCGCCAGCTATCCCACATTGCGTTCTATGTCACTTGGTCTGAACGTAACCCTTTAA
- a CDS encoding RagB/SusD family nutrient uptake outer membrane protein, with product MKMNNKIASLALVVCALSLSLTACKKDFFEIEDPNGIDSRIWNDAGAIGLFLNRTYDLVLPTWPAAGGIHNTSDELNNANTAFLYGQLVENSVTDIGTGTTGTTNRYFDIRRCNVAIEGLNSSALPDAIKNPLKGQFYFMRAFVYFRLVSLYGGVPLILKAQDLDGENLNVPRSKTSECIAAIANDLDSAAAYLPSTWTGANIGRITKATAMAYKGKVLLYWASPQFNPTGISTRWEAAYQANKAAYDTAVAHGYLLFPTYANIFVTEDNKEVMLVRKHDAVSISPGRGTNLEYITRPFSEGGGGGSNQPTWNLVQSYTMNNGLPISHASSGYNATMFWQNRDPRFDASIAYNGGVWPLSNKAGRKQWSYVGVLDESASTIVTGFYCKRITNPNLAASQALYNSNTGGGSGMDWVEFRFAELVMNLAECANETNRLAEAKDMVRNIRKRAGIIQGSFDYGLDVAVDAASMRSLILEERRVEFAMEGKRYWDLRRTRNLNMLTARQSLRYTPKPPYYAGTGTVAGRIYLDKPDAFGVKPRDTANLNNPAVLSAMFTSAVASLEGSNVISIPDRYYFYPLPNIFNQSSYVMAQTIGWAGGTFDPLQ from the coding sequence ATGAAAATGAACAATAAAATAGCAAGCCTTGCATTGGTGGTATGTGCGTTGTCGCTATCGCTTACAGCTTGCAAAAAAGATTTCTTCGAAATTGAAGATCCGAATGGTATTGATTCCCGCATTTGGAATGATGCAGGTGCCATTGGTTTGTTCCTCAACCGTACTTACGATTTGGTACTGCCCACCTGGCCTGCTGCTGGTGGCATACACAATACATCAGATGAACTCAACAACGCCAACACCGCATTCTTGTATGGCCAGTTGGTTGAAAACTCTGTAACGGACATTGGTACTGGCACAACCGGTACTACCAACCGCTACTTCGATATCCGCCGTTGCAATGTAGCCATCGAAGGTTTGAACAGCAGCGCATTGCCCGATGCTATTAAGAATCCGCTGAAAGGTCAGTTTTACTTCATGCGGGCCTTTGTCTACTTCCGTTTGGTGTCGCTGTATGGCGGTGTGCCGCTCATTTTAAAAGCGCAGGATTTAGATGGAGAAAACCTGAATGTACCTCGTTCAAAAACCAGTGAATGTATAGCCGCTATTGCTAACGATTTGGATTCTGCTGCCGCTTATTTACCCAGCACTTGGACCGGTGCCAACATTGGCCGTATTACCAAAGCAACAGCGATGGCATACAAAGGAAAAGTGTTGTTGTATTGGGCCAGTCCCCAGTTCAATCCCACTGGCATCTCTACTCGTTGGGAAGCTGCATATCAGGCCAACAAAGCGGCTTATGATACTGCTGTAGCACATGGTTACCTGTTGTTTCCTACTTACGCAAACATTTTTGTAACTGAAGACAACAAAGAAGTAATGCTGGTGCGTAAGCATGATGCCGTGTCTATCAGCCCCGGCCGTGGTACCAACCTTGAATACATTACCCGTCCTTTTTCTGAAGGTGGCGGCGGCGGTTCTAACCAGCCAACCTGGAACCTCGTTCAGTCTTATACCATGAACAATGGTTTGCCCATCAGTCATGCATCAAGCGGGTATAATGCTACCATGTTCTGGCAAAACCGTGATCCTCGTTTTGATGCCTCTATTGCCTACAACGGTGGTGTATGGCCACTTAGCAACAAAGCAGGCCGCAAGCAGTGGAGCTACGTAGGCGTACTCGATGAGTCGGCCAGTACCATTGTTACCGGTTTTTATTGCAAACGCATTACCAACCCCAACCTTGCTGCTTCACAAGCTTTGTACAACAGCAACACCGGCGGCGGTAGCGGTATGGATTGGGTAGAGTTCCGCTTTGCAGAATTAGTGATGAACCTGGCGGAATGTGCCAATGAAACCAATCGCTTGGCCGAAGCAAAAGATATGGTGCGCAACATTCGCAAACGTGCCGGTATCATTCAGGGTTCTTTCGATTATGGTTTGGATGTAGCTGTTGATGCAGCCAGCATGCGCAGCCTTATTTTGGAAGAACGCCGTGTAGAATTTGCCATGGAAGGCAAGCGTTATTGGGACCTGCGCCGTACACGCAATCTGAACATGCTCACTGCCCGTCAGTCATTGCGTTATACACCTAAGCCACCATACTATGCCGGTACAGGTACAGTAGCTGGTCGTATTTATTTGGATAAACCAGATGCATTTGGTGTGAAGCCACGTGATACTGCCAACCTGAACAACCCTGCAGTACTGTCTGCCATGTTTACTTCTGCAGTTGCATCGCTTGAAGGTTCTAATGTGATCAGTATTCCGGACCGTTACTACTTCTATCCATTGCCGAATATCTTCAACCAATCGAGCTATGTAATGGCACAAACCATTGGTTGGGCAGGCGGCACATTCGATCCGTTGCAGTAA
- a CDS encoding zinc-binding alcohol dehydrogenase family protein — MNVLICQQPGQFEYVQQNKPVLQRGHAILQVKRIGICGTDLHAFEGTQPYFQYPRVLGHELGCEVVEVDPSSGFVPGDKVTIVPYFACGECVACRNELPNCCAAIQVFGVHIDGGMKEFISVPTKALLKANDMSFDELALVEPLAIGAHGIRRAAVQQGEFVLVIGAGPIGLGIMEFARIAGGKVIAMDVNTTRLDFCKDKLAVKHTINAATEDVLQRLKEITNGDMPTVVIDATGNQKAINAAFLYMAHGARYVLVGLQKGNLEVAHPEFHKREATLMSSRNATQEDFDHVMRCMQQKLVDPATYITHRVAFTDVKAQFESWINPANGVIKAMVELS; from the coding sequence ATGAATGTTTTAATATGCCAACAACCCGGACAGTTTGAATACGTACAGCAAAACAAACCTGTATTACAACGGGGGCATGCTATTTTGCAAGTAAAACGCATAGGTATTTGTGGTACTGATTTGCATGCTTTTGAAGGTACGCAGCCATACTTCCAGTATCCACGGGTATTGGGTCATGAGTTGGGTTGCGAAGTGGTAGAAGTAGATCCGTCATCAGGGTTTGTGCCCGGTGATAAAGTAACGATTGTGCCATACTTTGCTTGCGGCGAGTGTGTAGCCTGCCGCAATGAGTTGCCCAATTGTTGTGCTGCCATTCAGGTGTTTGGGGTACATATAGATGGCGGCATGAAAGAGTTTATTTCTGTACCTACAAAAGCATTGCTGAAAGCCAACGATATGAGCTTTGATGAGCTGGCTTTGGTAGAGCCATTGGCAATTGGTGCACATGGTATTCGCAGGGCTGCTGTACAGCAAGGTGAATTTGTGTTGGTGATTGGTGCCGGCCCTATTGGCTTGGGCATTATGGAGTTTGCCCGCATTGCCGGCGGCAAAGTAATAGCCATGGATGTGAATACAACGAGGTTGGATTTCTGCAAGGATAAACTGGCGGTGAAACATACCATCAATGCGGCTACTGAAGATGTGCTGCAGCGATTGAAAGAAATCACCAATGGCGATATGCCCACCGTAGTGATTGATGCAACAGGCAATCAGAAAGCCATCAACGCCGCTTTTTTATACATGGCACATGGGGCCCGTTATGTGTTGGTGGGTTTGCAAAAAGGCAATCTGGAAGTAGCGCATCCGGAGTTTCACAAAAGAGAAGCCACACTGATGAGTAGCCGCAACGCAACGCAGGAAGACTTCGATCATGTAATGCGCTGTATGCAGCAAAAACTGGTAGATCCTGCAACGTACATTACGCATCGGGTGGCTTTTACTGATGTAAAAGCGCAATTCGAGTCGTGGATCAATCCTGCCAATGGTGTTATCAAAGCCATGGTAGAACTGTCGTAA
- a CDS encoding pectate lyase family protein gives MKMYRTSLLSLAVLLLMTVCASAQYPQIPPDVQRTSDSLMKAANAHSDSMWQLAWPVIQQEAKQGKPYIPWASRVDELPQADIPAFPGAEGGGKYSFGGRGGKVYVVTNLNDDGAGSLRWACEQGGARIVVFNVAGIIRLKTPLIIRAPYITIAGQTAPGDGVCIAGESVWINTHDVIIRYMRFRRGETWVGRRDDAIGGNPIGNIIIDHVSATWGLDENMSMYRHMYNDSTGKIEDKFGTVNITIQNSIFGEALDTWNHAFGSTLGGENCTFMRNLWANNAGRNPSVGWNGVFNFANNVIFNWVHRSVDGGDYRAQFNIINNYFKPGPATPNNNVGHRILKPESGRSKLKYKVYGRAYVNGNVMEGFPAITKDNWNGGVQVEEQADAGEYAAFMKWHKPLPMAPITILSAEQAKTYVLANAGATLPRRDAVDARIVKQVATGKIEYNADVQLPETQFKHRRLPIDSYKQGIITDIAQVGGYPEYKGTPYKDSDNDGMPDAYEIKMGLNANNAADAGKLAKNGYSNIENFLNSVVDVKTVKPAVAAK, from the coding sequence ATGAAAATGTATCGTACATCTTTACTATCACTGGCTGTGTTGTTGCTAATGACTGTGTGTGCCAGTGCTCAGTATCCGCAAATTCCACCCGACGTTCAGCGTACTTCAGACTCGTTGATGAAAGCCGCCAATGCACATTCCGACAGCATGTGGCAATTGGCCTGGCCCGTTATACAACAAGAAGCCAAACAAGGTAAACCTTATATTCCCTGGGCATCAAGAGTAGATGAATTGCCGCAGGCAGATATACCTGCTTTTCCAGGTGCAGAAGGTGGTGGCAAATACAGCTTTGGTGGCCGTGGCGGCAAAGTATATGTGGTTACCAATTTGAATGATGATGGCGCTGGTAGTTTGCGTTGGGCTTGTGAGCAAGGTGGTGCCCGTATTGTTGTATTCAATGTAGCAGGCATCATTCGTTTGAAAACACCATTAATCATTCGTGCTCCTTACATCACCATTGCTGGTCAAACTGCACCTGGTGATGGCGTATGTATCGCTGGCGAAAGTGTGTGGATCAACACACATGATGTTATCATTCGGTACATGCGTTTTCGTCGTGGTGAAACTTGGGTGGGCCGCAGAGATGATGCCATTGGTGGCAACCCCATTGGCAACATCATTATCGATCATGTGAGTGCCACATGGGGCCTTGATGAAAACATGAGCATGTATCGCCATATGTACAACGACAGCACCGGAAAAATTGAAGACAAATTCGGCACGGTAAACATCACCATTCAAAACTCCATTTTTGGTGAAGCACTCGATACTTGGAACCATGCATTTGGCAGCACACTGGGTGGCGAAAACTGTACGTTTATGCGCAACCTTTGGGCCAATAATGCCGGCCGAAATCCATCGGTAGGCTGGAACGGTGTTTTCAATTTTGCCAACAACGTTATTTTCAACTGGGTACACCGTAGCGTAGATGGCGGCGATTACAGGGCTCAGTTCAACATCATCAACAATTACTTCAAGCCCGGTCCGGCTACACCCAACAACAATGTGGGTCACCGCATTCTTAAACCAGAAAGCGGCCGCAGCAAACTCAAGTACAAAGTATACGGCCGTGCTTATGTAAATGGCAATGTGATGGAAGGTTTTCCTGCCATTACCAAAGACAACTGGAATGGTGGTGTGCAGGTAGAAGAGCAAGCTGATGCCGGCGAGTACGCTGCATTTATGAAATGGCACAAACCTTTGCCTATGGCACCCATCACTATTTTGAGTGCAGAGCAGGCTAAAACCTATGTGCTGGCCAATGCGGGTGCCACCTTGCCTCGCCGTGATGCAGTGGATGCCCGTATTGTAAAACAAGTAGCTACCGGAAAAATTGAATACAATGCTGATGTGCAATTGCCCGAAACGCAATTCAAGCATCGTCGTTTGCCAATCGATTCTTACAAGCAAGGCATCATTACTGATATTGCACAGGTAGGCGGCTATCCCGAGTATAAGGGAACGCCTTACAAAGACAGCGACAACGATGGTATGCCCGATGCCTACGAAATCAAAATGGGTTTGAACGCCAACAATGCCGCCGACGCTGGCAAGCTGGCGAAAAACGGATACAGCAATATTGAAAATTTCCTGAACAGCGTGGTAGATGTAAAAACTGTAAAACCCGCTGTAGCGGCTAAATAA
- a CDS encoding sugar-binding domain-containing protein, which translates to MMRKATWILGLMMCCSLLLQAQVRHVQSFNKGWKFYAGDDSLASQTIFNDSKWRPLQLPHDWSIESHFSARFPATNQGGALPGGIGWYRKTFTMPASASTKITSIHFDGVYKNSEVWINGHWLGKRPNGYVNFSYDLTPYLQYGNTNVIAVRVDNSAQPDSRWYSGSGIYRDVQLVTTNKVSLANEGGVFVTTPIVSNEYAQVSFQYDIRNADNEAVLVNVYTDVLDASGKKIASSKSPILRKVNQGKQVYADMLRIARPVRWSVEHPYLYKAITKIEVNGQLVDEQVHPLGIRSFRFDSEKGFFLNEQPLKIQGVCQHHDLGVFGAAFNKAAAIRQLRILKEMGVNAIRFSHNPPASTLLDLCDSMGFLVVDEAFDMWRKKKNKFDYHLQFNDWHEQDLRAMVLRDRNHPSVFMWSIGNEIREQFDSSGTVIARRLSTIVKSLDTTRPVTSALTETFLEKNFIAQSNALDVLSFNYKEYDYPHLPKRFPGASFIASETASALSTRGVYVGAADSMHVWPPNFKEQENFSGGYADTTCNAYDNTYAYWGATHEKAWLAVKKYPHIAGGFVWSGFDYLGEPLPYNFPARSSYYGIIDLAGFPKDVYYMYQSEWTNKPVLHVLPHWNWKKGDTVDVVAYYSQADAVELFLNDRSLGKKSKTDSSLHVQWRVPFAPGSIKAIAWKDGKIVQTTSTSTTGKPVAIRLLADRKIVQANGQDAAFIEVQLVDAQGRVVPDADVSISATVTGAATLAGTDNGFQAETVSLKSNQRRTWKGKALVVVQSAERQGNITVTVKAAGIVTAVIALKCQ; encoded by the coding sequence ATGATGCGTAAAGCAACTTGGATATTGGGTTTGATGATGTGCTGTAGTTTGTTGTTGCAGGCTCAGGTTCGCCATGTGCAGTCTTTTAATAAAGGGTGGAAGTTTTACGCAGGTGATGATAGCCTGGCGAGCCAAACTATATTCAACGATAGTAAATGGCGTCCATTGCAATTGCCCCACGACTGGAGCATTGAAAGTCATTTCTCAGCCCGTTTTCCGGCAACTAACCAAGGGGGTGCTTTGCCCGGCGGTATTGGTTGGTATCGCAAAACATTTACCATGCCTGCATCGGCATCTACCAAGATTACCAGTATTCATTTTGATGGCGTTTACAAAAACAGTGAAGTGTGGATCAACGGTCATTGGTTGGGTAAGCGACCAAATGGCTACGTCAATTTTTCGTACGACCTCACACCGTATTTGCAATACGGCAACACCAATGTAATAGCAGTGCGAGTAGATAATTCGGCACAGCCCGATTCTCGCTGGTACAGTGGTAGCGGCATTTACAGAGACGTACAATTAGTAACGACCAATAAAGTTTCGCTGGCCAATGAAGGTGGCGTGTTTGTGACCACACCCATCGTAAGCAATGAGTATGCGCAGGTGAGCTTTCAGTATGATATTCGAAATGCGGATAATGAAGCCGTATTGGTGAATGTGTATACTGATGTGCTGGATGCCAGCGGAAAAAAAATAGCCAGCAGTAAATCACCCATATTGCGCAAAGTGAATCAAGGCAAGCAGGTGTATGCTGATATGTTGCGTATCGCCAGGCCTGTACGATGGTCGGTTGAACATCCGTATCTCTACAAAGCCATTACTAAAATTGAAGTGAATGGGCAGTTGGTAGATGAGCAAGTACATCCTTTGGGCATCCGCAGTTTTCGCTTTGATAGCGAAAAAGGTTTTTTTCTGAATGAACAACCACTCAAAATTCAAGGTGTTTGTCAGCACCACGATTTGGGTGTATTCGGCGCAGCTTTCAATAAAGCTGCAGCCATTCGCCAGTTGCGCATTTTAAAAGAGATGGGCGTAAATGCCATCCGTTTTTCGCACAACCCGCCAGCCTCTACATTGCTCGATCTTTGTGATTCCATGGGTTTTTTGGTAGTGGATGAAGCATTTGATATGTGGCGTAAAAAGAAAAACAAGTTCGATTATCATTTGCAGTTTAATGATTGGCATGAACAAGACCTGCGGGCCATGGTACTCCGCGACAGAAATCACCCTTCTGTATTTATGTGGAGCATTGGCAATGAAATACGGGAGCAGTTTGACAGCAGCGGCACCGTAATTGCCCGTCGCTTGAGTACTATTGTAAAATCGCTGGATACTACACGGCCCGTCACCAGTGCCCTCACTGAAACCTTTCTCGAGAAAAATTTCATCGCACAATCCAATGCGTTGGATGTGCTGAGCTTCAACTATAAGGAGTACGATTATCCGCATTTGCCCAAACGTTTTCCCGGTGCATCATTCATTGCCAGCGAAACCGCTTCTGCACTCAGTACCCGTGGGGTGTATGTAGGCGCTGCCGATAGCATGCATGTATGGCCGCCTAATTTTAAAGAGCAGGAAAACTTTTCCGGCGGCTATGCTGATACTACCTGCAATGCCTACGACAATACCTATGCTTATTGGGGTGCCACGCATGAAAAAGCCTGGTTGGCGGTAAAAAAATATCCGCATATCGCAGGCGGATTTGTGTGGAGTGGATTCGATTATCTCGGCGAGCCATTGCCATACAACTTTCCGGCCCGCAGCAGTTATTACGGCATTATTGATTTGGCAGGTTTTCCCAAGGATGTGTACTACATGTACCAAAGCGAATGGACCAACAAGCCGGTGCTGCATGTGCTGCCTCACTGGAACTGGAAGAAAGGAGACACGGTGGATGTGGTAGCCTACTACAGCCAGGCCGATGCAGTAGAACTTTTCTTGAATGATAGGTCACTGGGTAAAAAAAGCAAAACAGACAGCAGCCTGCATGTGCAATGGCGGGTACCTTTTGCCCCTGGCAGCATCAAAGCGATTGCTTGGAAAGATGGTAAGATTGTACAAACCACCAGCACCAGCACCACGGGCAAGCCAGTGGCCATTCGCTTACTGGCAGATAGGAAAATAGTGCAGGCCAATGGGCAAGATGCCGCATTTATAGAAGTACAGTTGGTGGATGCGCAGGGCCGTGTGGTACCCGATGCTGATGTAAGTATTTCTGCCACTGTAACCGGTGCCGCTACATTGGCAGGCACCGACAATGGCTTTCAGGCCGAAACAGTATCGCTGAAAAGTAACCAGCGCCGTACGTGGAAGGGGAAAGCTTTGGTGGTGGTACAATCTGCGGAGCGGCAGGGAAATATCACCGTTACAGTAAAAGCCGCAGGTATCGTTACAGCTGTTATTGCGCTTAAATGCCAGTAA
- a CDS encoding DUF3826 domain-containing protein: MMMKKRPARVLSVQASGHQLLPADAARFMLFFLAAIFFSLLSFAQQDANYLKVITERSAKIINTLGVQDSTHYNQALQTVVLQYAAINEIHEEAKAATQQAKANSTNTAALRVQLQAIELKKKNLLAAKHQSYLQQLHAVLTPAQVEQVKDGMTYKVFPNTYAAYLDMIQQLTAVQKAKIYDWLKEAREEAMDAESSDKKHAVFGKYKGRINNYLSAEGYDLKKETEAWQQRLKAKAK; this comes from the coding sequence ATGATGATGAAGAAACGGCCAGCCCGGGTGCTGTCTGTACAAGCCAGCGGCCATCAGCTGTTGCCTGCAGATGCAGCACGTTTTATGCTCTTCTTCCTTGCAGCAATTTTTTTCTCTCTATTGTCTTTTGCACAGCAAGATGCCAACTACCTGAAAGTCATTACAGAGCGGTCGGCTAAAATCATCAACACATTGGGTGTGCAAGATTCAACACACTACAATCAGGCATTGCAGACAGTAGTGCTGCAATATGCCGCCATCAATGAAATTCACGAAGAAGCAAAAGCGGCTACTCAGCAAGCTAAAGCAAACAGTACGAATACGGCAGCATTGCGGGTGCAACTGCAAGCCATTGAATTGAAAAAGAAAAATCTGTTGGCAGCAAAGCATCAATCTTATTTGCAACAATTACATGCTGTGCTTACGCCGGCACAAGTAGAGCAGGTAAAAGATGGCATGACGTACAAAGTATTTCCGAATACCTATGCTGCCTACCTCGATATGATTCAGCAACTGACTGCCGTGCAAAAAGCCAAAATTTATGATTGGTTGAAAGAGGCGAGGGAAGAAGCCATGGATGCAGAATCGTCTGACAAGAAACACGCTGTATTTGGAAAATACAAAGGCCGTATCAACAACTATTTATCTGCCGAAGGTTACGATTTAAAAAAAGAAACGGAAGCCTGGCAGCAACGGTTGAAAGCCAAAGCCAAATAA